The following are encoded together in the Oryzias melastigma strain HK-1 linkage group LG17, ASM292280v2, whole genome shotgun sequence genome:
- the prkab2 gene encoding 5'-AMP-activated protein kinase subunit beta-2 isoform X1, with translation MGNTSDRVSGDRHGNKAHRSDSSGSHKDQEHSSKMVDSTDDPNIFNTHGPESKGSGDKEFTPDLDDLVKTAPQARPTVIRWGGGGKEVYIAGSFNNWNTKIPLNKSHNDFVAILDLPEGEHQYKFFVDGQWVHDPSEPVVTSQLGTINNLIQVKKSDFEVFDALQVDSLECSDTSGESVAMDLVLNRSVHPEHIFMLPDLSSSPPGPYGQEQYIFRPEKHFKAPPILPPHLLQVILNKDTNISCDPALLPEPNHVMLNHLYALSIKDGVMVLSATHRYKKKYVTSLLYKPI, from the exons ATGGGTAACACAAGTGACAGGGTATCTGGAGATCGGCATGGAAACAAAGCCCACCGCTCCGACAGCAGCGGCAGCCACAAAGATCAAGAGCACAGCAGCAAGATGGTGGACAGCACAGATGATCCCAACATCTTCAACACTCATGGACCCGAGTCCAAG GGGTCAGGGGATAAAGAATTCACCCCGGATCTAGATGACCTGGTTAAAACTGCCCCTCAGGCTCGACCTACAGTGATTCGCTGGGGTGGAGGGGGGAAGGAAGTTTATATCGCCGGCTCTTTCAATAACTGGAACACTAAGATTCCACTAAATAAAAG cCACAATGACTTTGTTGCTATTTTGGACCTGCCTGAAGGAGAGCACCAGTACAAGTTTTTTGTGGATGGACAGTGGGTTCATGATCCTTCAGAG CCGGTGGTAACCAGCCAGCTGGGAACGATCAACAACCTGATCCAGGTGAAGAAGTCTGACTTTGAGGTGTTTGACGCGCTGCAGGTGGACTCCCTGGAGTGCTCGGACACATCAGGTGAGTCCGTTGCCATGGATTTAGTTCTAAATAGGTCGGTACACCCTGAACACATCTTTATGCTTCCAGACCTGTCCAGCTCGCCTCCAGGCCCGTACGGACAGGAGCAGTACATCTTCAGACCTGAAAAGCACTTCAAAGCCCCTCCGATTCTCCCCCCTCACCTGCTTCAAGTCATTCTGAACAAGGACACCAACATATCA TGTGACCCTGCTCTGCTGCCTGAACCCAACCATGTCATGCTAAATCACCTTTATGCTCTCTCGATAAAG GATGGAGTGATGGTGCTAAGTGCTACTCACAGATACAAGAAGAAGTACGTCACCTCTCTGCTGTACAAACCCATCTAA
- the LOC112147387 gene encoding calcium-binding mitochondrial carrier protein SCaMC-1 isoform X1, whose translation MSSSCRTRRTSFKKDGRSDRFLHIDSAMYQTLRTSLLSSARCWDANSQQSYQTLFDRLDTNNDGKVDVAELRAGLKAMGIFRHGAAQKIVSSGDQNKDGCLDFNEFTKYLKEHEMKLWLTFKSLDRNNDGRIDASEIQQSLAELGIHLSKEHAQKILQSMDIDGTMMVDWNEWREHFLLYPAHNLEEIIRYWKHSSVLDIGDSLAIPDEFTEEEKSSDVWWKQLVAGASAGAVSRTGTAPLDRLKVFMQVHSSKTNRIGLIGGFRQMIVEGGLTSLWRGNGINVLKIAPETAIKFMAYEQYKKLLSSEGKKIETHKRFMAGSMAGATAQTAIYPMEVLKTRLTLRKTGQYAGMFDCAKKILKKEGVIAFYKGYIPNLLGIIPYAGIDLAVYETLKNAWLSYYAKDTANPGVLVLLGCGTISSTCGQLASYPLALVRTRMQAQASLGSSEQVSMSSLLKKIVAKDGFFGLYRGILPNFMKVIPAVSISYVVYEYMKTGLGISH comes from the exons ATGAGCTCATCTTGTCGGACCAGAAGGACAAGTTTCAAGAAG GACGGCCGGTCTGACCGCTTCCTCCACATTGACTCTGCAATGTATCAGACGTTACGGACGTCTTTACTATCAAGTGCCCGGTGCTGGGATGCCAACAGTCAGCAGTCATACCAGACCCTGTTCGATCGGCTCGACACCAACAACGATGGGAAGGTGGACGTGGCCGAGCTGCGGGCGGGCCTCAAGGCGATGGGGATATTCCGGCACGGAGCGGCACAG AAGATCGTGTCATCCGGTGACCAGAACAAGGACGGGTGTTTGGACTTCAACGAGTTCACCAAATACCTGAAAGAGCACGAGATGAAGCTTTGGCTGACTTTCAAGAGTCTGGACAGGAACAACGATG GGCGCATCGATGCCTCAGAGATCCAGCAGTCGCTTGCAGAGCTCGGCATACATCTCAGCAAGGAGCACGCCCAGAAAATCTTACAGAG TATGGACATCGACGGGACCATGATGGTTGACTGGAACGAGTGGCGAGAACACTTCCTACTGTACCCTGCCCACAACCTAGAAGAGATCATCCGCTATTGGAAGCACTCCTCG GTGCTGGACATAGGCGACAGCCTTGCCATCCCGGATGAGTttacagaggaggagaagagctCAGATGTCTGGTGGAAGCAGCTTGTTGCGGGTGCTTCTGCAGGGGCAGTCTCTCGAACTGGAACTGCCCCACTGGACCGACTGAAAGTCTTCATGCAg GTTCATTCTTCCAAAACAAACCGCATAGGCCTAATAGGGGGTTTCAGGCAGATGATCGTGGAGGGGGGTCTGACTTCACTGTGGAGAGGAAATGGAATCAACGTCCTGAAGATCGCTCCCGAGACTGCCATCAAATTCATGGCATACGAACAA tataaGAAGTTGTTGTCATCAGAGGGAAAGAAGATTGAGACGCATAAGAGGTTTATGGCTGGCTCCATGGCTGGGGCAACAGCACAGACAGCCATCTACCCTATGGAG GTCTTAAAGACTCGCCTGACCTTGAGGAAAACTGGCCAGTATGCAGGAATGTTTGACTGTGCCAAGAAAATCCTGAAGAAGGAGGGCGTCATAGCTTTCTATAAGGGCTACATTCCAAACCTGCTGGGGATCATTCCTTATGCCGGGATAGACCTCGCCGTGTACGAG ACTCTGAAGAACGCCTGGTTGTCGTATTATGCCAAAGACACAGCTAATCCTGGAGTTCTGGTGCTGCTGGGCTGTGGGACCATCTCCAGTACGTGTGGTCAGTTAGCCAGTTATCCGCTCGCACTCGTACGCACACGGATGCAGGCACAAG CCTCTCTGGGTTCATCAGAGCAAGTTTCCATGAGTAGCCTGTTGAAGAAGATTGTAGCCAAAGATGGTTTCTTTGGACTCTACAGGGGCATCCTGCCAAACTTCATGAAAGTCATTCCAGCTGTCAGCATCAGCTATGTGGTTTATGAGTACATGAAGACGGGCTTGGGAATCTCTCATTGA
- the LOC112147387 gene encoding calcium-binding mitochondrial carrier protein SCaMC-1 isoform X2, whose amino-acid sequence MSSSCRTRRTSFKKDGRSDRFLHIDSAMYQTLRTSLLSSARCWDANSQQSYQTLFDRLDTNNDGKVDVAELRAGLKAMGIFRHGAAQKIVSSGDQNKDGCLDFNEFTKYLKEHEMKLWLTFKSLDRNNDGRIDASEIQQSLAELGIHLSKEHAQKILQSMDIDGTMMVDWNEWREHFLLYPAHNLEEIIRYWKHSSVLDIGDSLAIPDEFTEEEKSSDVWWKQLVAGASAGAVSRTGTAPLDRLKVFMQVHSSKTNRIGLIGGFRQMIVEGGLTSLWRGNGINVLKIAPETAIKFMAYEQYKKLLSSEGKKIETHKRFMAGSMAGATAQTAIYPMEVLKTRLTLRKTGQYAGMFDCAKKILKKEGVIAFYKGYIPNLLGIIPYAGIDLAVYETLKNAWLSYYAKDTANPGVLVLLGCGTISSTCGQLASYPLALVRTRMQAQALP is encoded by the exons ATGAGCTCATCTTGTCGGACCAGAAGGACAAGTTTCAAGAAG GACGGCCGGTCTGACCGCTTCCTCCACATTGACTCTGCAATGTATCAGACGTTACGGACGTCTTTACTATCAAGTGCCCGGTGCTGGGATGCCAACAGTCAGCAGTCATACCAGACCCTGTTCGATCGGCTCGACACCAACAACGATGGGAAGGTGGACGTGGCCGAGCTGCGGGCGGGCCTCAAGGCGATGGGGATATTCCGGCACGGAGCGGCACAG AAGATCGTGTCATCCGGTGACCAGAACAAGGACGGGTGTTTGGACTTCAACGAGTTCACCAAATACCTGAAAGAGCACGAGATGAAGCTTTGGCTGACTTTCAAGAGTCTGGACAGGAACAACGATG GGCGCATCGATGCCTCAGAGATCCAGCAGTCGCTTGCAGAGCTCGGCATACATCTCAGCAAGGAGCACGCCCAGAAAATCTTACAGAG TATGGACATCGACGGGACCATGATGGTTGACTGGAACGAGTGGCGAGAACACTTCCTACTGTACCCTGCCCACAACCTAGAAGAGATCATCCGCTATTGGAAGCACTCCTCG GTGCTGGACATAGGCGACAGCCTTGCCATCCCGGATGAGTttacagaggaggagaagagctCAGATGTCTGGTGGAAGCAGCTTGTTGCGGGTGCTTCTGCAGGGGCAGTCTCTCGAACTGGAACTGCCCCACTGGACCGACTGAAAGTCTTCATGCAg GTTCATTCTTCCAAAACAAACCGCATAGGCCTAATAGGGGGTTTCAGGCAGATGATCGTGGAGGGGGGTCTGACTTCACTGTGGAGAGGAAATGGAATCAACGTCCTGAAGATCGCTCCCGAGACTGCCATCAAATTCATGGCATACGAACAA tataaGAAGTTGTTGTCATCAGAGGGAAAGAAGATTGAGACGCATAAGAGGTTTATGGCTGGCTCCATGGCTGGGGCAACAGCACAGACAGCCATCTACCCTATGGAG GTCTTAAAGACTCGCCTGACCTTGAGGAAAACTGGCCAGTATGCAGGAATGTTTGACTGTGCCAAGAAAATCCTGAAGAAGGAGGGCGTCATAGCTTTCTATAAGGGCTACATTCCAAACCTGCTGGGGATCATTCCTTATGCCGGGATAGACCTCGCCGTGTACGAG ACTCTGAAGAACGCCTGGTTGTCGTATTATGCCAAAGACACAGCTAATCCTGGAGTTCTGGTGCTGCTGGGCTGTGGGACCATCTCCAGTACGTGTGGTCAGTTAGCCAGTTATCCGCTCGCACTCGTACGCACACGGATGCAGGCACAAG cattACCATGA
- the LOC112147388 gene encoding protein FAM102B: protein MSFILAKKKRFKFKIDFDLDELSSVPFVNGVIFCKVRLLDGGFAEESSRQPVHANCVRWKKKFSFLCKISANAGTGVLDPCMCRVSVRKEKKGGKTFAKMGFADLNLSEFAGSGTTVRRCLLEGYDTKNTRQDNSILKVIITTQLMSGDPCFKAPPSKAMTLGIPQSEAEFLLEETKGGVIQISHSVPGTPGKSASVPEELITNGYPRTPSYASQLSKVSGYSSNRSSSTDLSHRRSGSGGSASTGIGSIEPADQQGEGREKERRPTPPRSVGQHQTCEKHPNSAKTPRRIVKQDSMENQLRRVDATRIDADDIIDKILQGQDFSHGFLDSSAEEEGLSLFVGPGGSTALGSQHTRVATGAFEQVVMKR, encoded by the exons ATGTCCTTCATTCTAGCAAAGAAAAAACGGTTCAAGTTTAAAATTGACTTTGATTTGGACGAATTGTCGTCGGTCCCGTTTGTCAATGGAGTTATATTTTGCAAAGTAAGACTTTTAGATGGAGGCTTTGCTGAAGAGTCGTCTCG GCAACCTGTCCACGCCAATTGTGTGCGCTGgaagaaaaagttttctttcttgtGTAAAATAAGCGCCAACGCTGGAACGGGGGTGCTGGACCCCTGTATGTGCCGAGTATCCGTTCGCAAG GAGAAGAAGGGTGGAAAAACTTTTGcaaag ATGGGCTTTGCAGACCTAAACCTGTCAGAGTTTGCTGGATCTGGCACCACGGTTCGGCGATGTCTCCTCGAGGGCTATGACACAAAAAACACCAGACAGGATAACTCAATTCTCAAG gtCATCATCACAACACAGCTTATGTCTGGAGATCCCTGCTTTAAAGC TCCACCATCTAAAGCCATGACTCTGGGAATCCCACAGTCGGAGGCAGAGTTTCTCCTTGAGGAGACGAAAGGAGGAGTCATTCAGATATCCCATTCTGTTCCTG GAACACCAGGAAAGTCTGCATCTGTCCCAGAAGAGCTTATTACAAACGGTTACCCTAGAACACCCAGCTATGCAAGTCAGCTGTCCAAAGTATCAG GTTATAGCTCTAATAGATCAAGTTCAACAGATCTGAGTCATCGACGAAGCGGTTCTGGAGGTTCTGCTTCTACGGGCATTGGTAGCATTGAGCCTGCCGATCAGCAGGGGGAGGGCAGAGAGAAGGAGCGAAGGCCCACACCCCCACGCTCGGTTGGTCAGCATCAAACCTGTGAAAAGCACCCAAACTCAGCCAAAACACCCAG gcGTATAGTGAAGCAGGACTCGATGGAGAATCAGCTCCGGAGGGTGGATGCCACAAGGATTGACGCAGATGACATAATCGATAAAATCCTGCAGGGCCAGGATTTCAGCCACGGCTTCTTGGATTCCAGCGCAGAGG AGGAGGGGCTCAGCTTGTTTGTTGGTCCTGGTGGAAGCACAGCTCTGGGAAGTCAGCACACGAG GGTTGCAACAGGAGCTTTTGAGCAGGTGGTGATGAAGCGATAG
- the prkab2 gene encoding 5'-AMP-activated protein kinase subunit beta-2 isoform X2 — MGNTSDRVSGDRHGNKAHRSDSSGSHKDQEHSSKMVDSTDDPNIFNTHGPESKGSGDKEFTPDLDDLVKTAPQARPTVIRWGGGGKEVYIAGSFNNWNTKIPLNKSHNDFVAILDLPEGEHQYKFFVDGQWVHDPSEPVVTSQLGTINNLIQVKKSDFEVFDALQVDSLECSDTSDLSSSPPGPYGQEQYIFRPEKHFKAPPILPPHLLQVILNKDTNISCDPALLPEPNHVMLNHLYALSIKDGVMVLSATHRYKKKYVTSLLYKPI, encoded by the exons ATGGGTAACACAAGTGACAGGGTATCTGGAGATCGGCATGGAAACAAAGCCCACCGCTCCGACAGCAGCGGCAGCCACAAAGATCAAGAGCACAGCAGCAAGATGGTGGACAGCACAGATGATCCCAACATCTTCAACACTCATGGACCCGAGTCCAAG GGGTCAGGGGATAAAGAATTCACCCCGGATCTAGATGACCTGGTTAAAACTGCCCCTCAGGCTCGACCTACAGTGATTCGCTGGGGTGGAGGGGGGAAGGAAGTTTATATCGCCGGCTCTTTCAATAACTGGAACACTAAGATTCCACTAAATAAAAG cCACAATGACTTTGTTGCTATTTTGGACCTGCCTGAAGGAGAGCACCAGTACAAGTTTTTTGTGGATGGACAGTGGGTTCATGATCCTTCAGAG CCGGTGGTAACCAGCCAGCTGGGAACGATCAACAACCTGATCCAGGTGAAGAAGTCTGACTTTGAGGTGTTTGACGCGCTGCAGGTGGACTCCCTGGAGTGCTCGGACACATCAG ACCTGTCCAGCTCGCCTCCAGGCCCGTACGGACAGGAGCAGTACATCTTCAGACCTGAAAAGCACTTCAAAGCCCCTCCGATTCTCCCCCCTCACCTGCTTCAAGTCATTCTGAACAAGGACACCAACATATCA TGTGACCCTGCTCTGCTGCCTGAACCCAACCATGTCATGCTAAATCACCTTTATGCTCTCTCGATAAAG GATGGAGTGATGGTGCTAAGTGCTACTCACAGATACAAGAAGAAGTACGTCACCTCTCTGCTGTACAAACCCATCTAA